ATCGAGAACCTCACCATCCAGGCTATCGAGGGCAAATGGCTCCGGGCGGAAAATTCGGAGTGCCGGCGCGCCATACCCTTTCTCCAGAATGCCGTGGGCATTCGCATCGACCAGGAGGGATTTTCCCAGCAGGTCAACAAACATGTGGGTCGCACATCGTGCCCCCACTTCGCCAACCTGATTATCGAATGCAGCGATGCGGCCCTGGATGCCGTGGACATGATCCGTTTCGAAGCGGCGCGGGAGAGCCGGACGGACCTGACCTTCGATGAATTTCTTGAAGGCCGTGTCAGCGCCCCCCCACCCCCTGCGGCAAATGCCCGTGTCAGTGTCCAGGCTGAAAAACGAGAAACCATAGAAGACGAAAAGGCACGATCGACCGCTGGTATGGAAGGCTTTACCGTGGACCTGCACGTCCACACTTTTCCGGCTTCCCAGTGCAGTTCGGCGTCCGCCGAAGACATGCTCCAGGAGGCCAAGAGAATCGGCCTCGATGCCGTTTGTATCACCGACCACAACTACGTGTGGCAACCAGCTGACATCGAGGCGCTGAGTTCCAGAAACGACATCCCGGTATTCATGGGCAACGAGATAACCACGGATCAGGGCGACATGCTGGTTTTCGGCATGTACGAGGACGTGCAGGGGATCATCAAGCTTCAGGAACTGAAGCAACGGGTGGATGCCGCGGATGGGTTCATGATCGCCGCCCACCCCTTTCGGGGGTTTTTAATCTTCAATACCAACGAGATCGGGCTCACCATTGAAAAGGCGATGGAGCGGCCTATCTGGAAAATGGTGCACGCCCTGGAGGTGCTGAATGGCAAGGTGACCGAGAGGGAAAACATTTTTGCCGGCAAGGTGGCCGCGGGGCTGGGCATGCCGGCTACCGGCGGGAGCGACGCTCATGACGTGCAGGGTGTCGGCAAGTATGCGACCTGCTTTAAAGAGCGCATCGCCAACGAAAAAGAACTGGTGGAGGCCTTGAAAAGCGGCGCTTATACGCCTTGTAAATTCCGGCAATGATCCGGCCGCCAGGCCCATCCGTAACCAACCATCAAGAGGTGCTTTCAGAATGCAGATGAAAACGGAAAAGAAAATAGACTGGGAAAAGTTGATCCGGCGCATGGAGCTGCTGATGCGGCTCAAATCATTTCCGGTGGCGTTCAAGATGCTGGAGAAGAAGGAGGAACTGGAAAAGATTCCTTTCATGCGGCGTACCAGCCACAAGTCGACCCTGTGCCAGTTGATTACACTGGTGAGAAATTTCGACTGGACCGTGGGGGCGGATCTGGATGATTTTCTTTTTTCGGCCTGCCCGTCCATCCTGGGCCTCACAGAGGTTCCGGAGGTGTGCACGAACGGGACCTTCAGGAGCATCGTGTGGGTCAAGACCAAGAAGGACGGCAGGAAGTACGAGGCTTCCATTCCCCGGCTTCCCCT
Above is a window of Deltaproteobacteria bacterium DNA encoding:
- a CDS encoding CehA/McbA family metallohydrolase, whose translation is MLKFQRTKLVNIINNNDGTLAVHGALDDHIYQIDIDMIIGIENLTIQAIEGKWLRAENSECRRAIPFLQNAVGIRIDQEGFSQQVNKHVGRTSCPHFANLIIECSDAALDAVDMIRFEAARESRTDLTFDEFLEGRVSAPPPPAANARVSVQAEKRETIEDEKARSTAGMEGFTVDLHVHTFPASQCSSASAEDMLQEAKRIGLDAVCITDHNYVWQPADIEALSSRNDIPVFMGNEITTDQGDMLVFGMYEDVQGIIKLQELKQRVDAADGFMIAAHPFRGFLIFNTNEIGLTIEKAMERPIWKMVHALEVLNGKVTERENIFAGKVAAGLGMPATGGSDAHDVQGVGKYATCFKERIANEKELVEALKSGAYTPCKFRQ